Sequence from the Microbacterium dextranolyticum genome:
AGAAGCCCGGAGTCGGCCACCCGGTGCTCGTCGGGGATATCGACGGGCTGGTCGGGTGAGAGCGCGCCGGATGCCAGGCGCGATGCGACCTCGATGAGCAGGAACACCTTGCCGACGCTCGCCGTCTCGCACACGACGTGCGGGGTGTGCTCGGCCAGGATCTCGCCGGAACGGGCATCCTCGACGCGGATCGACCATCGGACGCGATCATCCAACACGGGCAGCGCGATGCCGCTCACGGCGCCTGCTCCGAGCCGCGCGGGCCGGTGACCTCGATCCGCGGATCGTCCGCGTCGGCGATGAGAAGACCATCGACGTTCAGGGGCACACTGATCGCGTTCGGGTCATGGCCGAACCCGACCTCCCAGAGCACGGGGATCCCGCGCGCGCCGAAGAACTCGTCCATGAGCGGGCGGAGACCCTCGACCGGCGTGCACTCCTGCCACGAACCGAGGGCGACGGCGGTCGCCGCATCGAGCCGACCGGAGCGCTCCAGGGCGAGCAGGAAGCCGTCGAGACGATAGATCTCCTCGGCGACGTCTTCGAGGATGAGGATGCCGTCGTGGTCGGCCCCGAGCGACTCCGGTGAGCCGAGGCTTCCGGTCAGCAGCGCGAGACAGCCTCCGGTGATCCGTCCGCGCGCCGTCCCCGGCGCAAGGACCGCCGTGCGAGGCCCCGCGATGCGCCCGCCGCGCCAGGGCTCGAACAGCCAGCGGTGCACATCCCGGCGGATGATCTCCGAATCGAGGAACACCTGGTTCCCCGCCATGGGGCAGAACAGCGTCGGTCCCCCGATGTGGAAGCGGAAGGCCTCGTGCAGAGCCGTGATGTCGGACGATCCGGTCAGCAGCTTCGGACGTCCGTCAGGGCGAATCGCCGCCGCCGCCATCTGCACCCAATCGATCTCGTCGAGCAATCGCATGGCGCCGTATCCGCCGCCCAGGCTGACGACGGCGGCGATCTCGGGATCGAGCCAGGCCTCGACGAGATCGCTGCGCCGCCCCGCATCCGCTCCGGCGAGGTAGGGAGCGCGCGGCGGATGCGGCTCGAGCACGTGCGCCCCGAGCGTCACGTCCAGTCCCCAGTCGCGGTAGTGACGGATGGCCTGTGCCACCCGGTCCGCGCGGCCCGGACCCGACGGAGTGATCATCGCGACGCGATCG
This genomic interval carries:
- a CDS encoding S66 peptidase family protein, which translates into the protein MSALPGGIDRHAYLDVAPLQPGDRVAMITPSGPGRADRVAQAIRHYRDWGLDVTLGAHVLEPHPPRAPYLAGADAGRRSDLVEAWLDPEIAAVVSLGGGYGAMRLLDEIDWVQMAAAAIRPDGRPKLLTGSSDITALHEAFRFHIGGPTLFCPMAGNQVFLDSEIIRRDVHRWLFEPWRGGRIAGPRTAVLAPGTARGRITGGCLALLTGSLGSPESLGADHDGILILEDVAEEIYRLDGFLLALERSGRLDAATAVALGSWQECTPVEGLRPLMDEFFGARGIPVLWEVGFGHDPNAISVPLNVDGLLIADADDPRIEVTGPRGSEQAP